The following is a genomic window from Flavobacteriales bacterium.
GATCCCGCTTACAAATCAATAAATCCAATTACGTACAATAAAGCGATTTAGGAGTTGGATTTTAGCTCAGTTCTTTGTACGTGCCATCTTCGGTAGTGAACATCTTTTTGCAAATGGCCTTCACACCGGCCAACTCTTGATTGATCACCTCTCGAGTCAATCCCTCAAAACGCTCTTCAACGTCTTCTTGGTTGTTGAACTCTCGTGAGTTCACGTAGTTGTCGATGGTTCCTTTGATGGTCGTATTGATAGAGTTCGCCAAATCGGCCCGAGCATTGCTCATGGCTTTCTTCCTGGATACCATCTGGTCTTTTGATTCTCCAACGGCATTGGCGCGGAACACGCCCTTATCGGACCAAAAGTCTTCACCGCTGCAAGGCACGGCGATCTCTACTTCGCCCTTAGGTGCTTCAAGTTTTTTACTCTTACAAGAGGTCAGGGACCCCACACCTATGAGGACAGCCCGGATCAAGCTAAAGGATACAATACGTTTCATGGCAGTACATTTTTTAGTTTCTACTCTATAAAAACCAAAGGTCGCGCCAAAATCCGAATTTGGAAAGATTAATGTGGGTCGGAATGATCCGGATCATTGATAAACTCAGGATCGGAAAGGGTTTTCAAGAAGGCGATCAAGTCGTCCTTTTGTTGTTGAGTCCAGTTACGACCTACCCCCGCCGCCTTCATATTGGGATCTATCGTTGGCGAAGGATGCCCTCCCATATTATAAAACTCGATCACCTCTTCCAGTGTCTCGAATCGACCATCGTGCATGTAAGGTCCGGTGAATTCGATGTTTCTGAGCGTGGGCGTATGGAATAAGCCCAGGTCATTGGGGTCACCGGTAATGGCGTTCAATCCCGGATCAGAGGGAGGCCAAACACTATCGAGTCCATTATTGTGGAAGGCGTTATCGGTAAACTGAAAGGCCGTGGCATAAGTGCCGTGGCAGTGAAAACAATCCGAAGTTTCATTTTCGAACGTATCGAACCCGCGAATTTCGGACGGAGTTAATTCAACCTCGCCCCGCAAGAATCTATCGAACTTACTGTTTCCACTGATCAAGGTTCGCTCGAACTGAGCTATGGCCTTGGTCACCCGGTCCACGGTTATGGCGGTATCCCCAAATGCGCTTTTAAACATGGGCGGATACAGCGGATCGTTGCGCAACTTACTCAGCGCCTCGGGCCACTCCTGATGCATTTCGATTGGGTTCGGCACGGGCTCCTCTGCCTGGATCTCTAAAGTCGCCGATCGACCATCCCAAAAGAAGCCGTTAGATCGGTAGGCCAAATTAATAATGGCCATAGCATTCCGCGTACCATCGATACCGTCGATACCGGTACTCGTGGGGTTGGGATCCGCGAATCCTGCCGCAGGCAGATGGCACCCCGCACAACTCAAGGTATTGTCGGCGCTCAACTTTTGTTCAAAGAATAGAAAACGTCCGAGCTCAACCCCTTTAACGGTCGCCTCATTGTCCAAGGGTTGCACTAACGGGCCAAAATAGGATGGAAGGTCGATCACATGGGGTTCGTTTTCAACCGGATCAGGTCCATCATCACCGTCCGGACCACAGGCCATGGCGATTGCGCCAACCAATAAGAAGAGGATGTACTTCTTCATACTACAAACTTACGCAACAATTAAACGAATGGTGGGTGATCATTGTTTTATCTGAAAACCAATGGTCTTCGTACCTTTGTACCCTTCATTCGATTTGCTATGAAAAAGCCCGCAAGTATAGAGGTCATTTTACAGAGTAACCTCGCTCCCGAACTCAAGAATATTGCCGAAAAAGTCAAAGCCGGAGAGCGCATCATCTTCGACGAAGGTGTGCTGCTTTTTGAGCGCGGCGAACTCGGATATTTGGGCACTTTGGCAAACTATATTCGCGAGCAACGGCACGGAAATTACACCTACTTCAACCGCAATTTCCACGTAGAGCCGACGAACATTTGCTTTTTCGATTGCAAGTTTTGCTCGTACAGCCGGCTGCTGAAACACAAGAACGAAGGCTGGGAAATGACCGAAGAAGAGATCCTCGAAAAAGTGCGCTCTTACGACGGACAACCTATTACAGAGGTGCATATCGTAGGAGGTGTGCACCCGAAAATGGGCTTACACTACTTCGCTTCGCTCATTAAAAAAGTAAAGGAAATTCGGCCCGACATTCACGTAAAAGCCTTTACCGCCGTAGAACTCGAGTACATGTGCCGCAAGGCCAAGGTAAGCTACGAAGAAGGCCTGCGCATACTGAAAGAACACGGACAAGACAGTTTGCCCGGCGGAGGAGCAGAGATCTTCGACGAGGAGATCCGCAACATCATTTGTGCGGATAAATGCAGCACCGAACAGTGGCTCGAGATTCACGAAACAGCTCACAAACTCGGAATGCCCTCGAATGCGACCATGCTGTATGGACATATCGAAAAGTTTAAGCACCGAGTCGATCACATGGAGCACTTACGTCAACTGCAGGACAAAACGGGCCGATTCAACACCTTTATCCCACTGAAGTTCCGCAATGGCGACAACCAAATGAGCGACGTGCCCGAAGTGACCATGATCGACGACCTCAAGATGTACGCAGTGGCTCGTATTTACATGGACAACTTCCCACACCTCAAAGCCTACTGGCCCATGATCGGACGCAAAACGGCGCAGCTTACACTCGGATTCGGAGTCAACGACATCGACGGTACCATCGACGACAGCACCAAGATCTACTCCATGGCCGGCGCCGAAGAGCAGAATCCGGCCATGACCACCGGCGAGCTCGTAACCTTGATCAAAGATGCCGGACGCCACCCGATCGAACGCGATACGGTCTACAAACACCTCAAAGATTACCTCGAATACGACGTCGAAGATATCCGCGAGCAAGCGTTGCCTAACTAAGTTAATTTTGAATTTCTGAGCCTGCGGCTCGATGCACCCCTCGGCGTGTCCCTCAAGGCCACCTCCCCGGACTAGTTACATCGCGTGCTTGGCGTAGTTCCGCCACTTGTCGATCACCTCGACCAAGTCCTCGGCCAACTCGCTCTCGAACGACATCCACTCCCCCGTTCTGGGATGAGTAAAGGCAAGCGTTTTCGCGTGTAAGGCCTGTCTGGGCAGAATCTTGAAGCAATTCTGAACGAACTGCTTGTACTTGGTGAAGGTGGTCCCTTTCAAGATCTTATCGTCCCCGTATTCGAAATC
Proteins encoded in this region:
- a CDS encoding c-type cytochrome, translated to MKKYILFLLVGAIAMACGPDGDDGPDPVENEPHVIDLPSYFGPLVQPLDNEATVKGVELGRFLFFEQKLSADNTLSCAGCHLPAAGFADPNPTSTGIDGIDGTRNAMAIINLAYRSNGFFWDGRSATLEIQAEEPVPNPIEMHQEWPEALSKLRNDPLYPPMFKSAFGDTAITVDRVTKAIAQFERTLISGNSKFDRFLRGEVELTPSEIRGFDTFENETSDCFHCHGTYATAFQFTDNAFHNNGLDSVWPPSDPGLNAITGDPNDLGLFHTPTLRNIEFTGPYMHDGRFETLEEVIEFYNMGGHPSPTIDPNMKAAGVGRNWTQQQKDDLIAFLKTLSDPEFINDPDHSDPH
- the mqnE gene encoding aminofutalosine synthase MqnE, which gives rise to MKKPASIEVILQSNLAPELKNIAEKVKAGERIIFDEGVLLFERGELGYLGTLANYIREQRHGNYTYFNRNFHVEPTNICFFDCKFCSYSRLLKHKNEGWEMTEEEILEKVRSYDGQPITEVHIVGGVHPKMGLHYFASLIKKVKEIRPDIHVKAFTAVELEYMCRKAKVSYEEGLRILKEHGQDSLPGGGAEIFDEEIRNIICADKCSTEQWLEIHETAHKLGMPSNATMLYGHIEKFKHRVDHMEHLRQLQDKTGRFNTFIPLKFRNGDNQMSDVPEVTMIDDLKMYAVARIYMDNFPHLKAYWPMIGRKTAQLTLGFGVNDIDGTIDDSTKIYSMAGAEEQNPAMTTGELVTLIKDAGRHPIERDTVYKHLKDYLEYDVEDIREQALPN
- a CDS encoding LPP20 family lipoprotein, yielding MKRIVSFSLIRAVLIGVGSLTSCKSKKLEAPKGEVEIAVPCSGEDFWSDKGVFRANAVGESKDQMVSRKKAMSNARADLANSINTTIKGTIDNYVNSREFNNQEDVEERFEGLTREVINQELAGVKAICKKMFTTEDGTYKELS